From the genome of Brassica oleracea var. oleracea cultivar TO1000 chromosome C4, BOL, whole genome shotgun sequence:
AATTCCCGATTTCTTTTTACACCATCTTGTTTAAGTGATCTTTATTTCATCTAATCGTAGCTATAAAAATAGTTGAGATGTTGAAACGTTGAATTCATTTCATGAAGTGAACACGGTACTTGATACAAAATCACATACTATACTCTCAAATAATATAAATCATTTTGGTGTAAAATAGTAAATCTATAAGGTTACAACAACATAAGAAAAAGAAAAATAGAACATCATCATATCAAATTATACATGTGAATTGACTGATCTTTGTTAATTCAAAATCAGATTAGAGCAAAGAATCAGAAGGCAAGAAACTAAACATGACCATATCTCTAACATTCCCTTTAAGGCACATGAACTTCCTCATCACACCTTCTCTCACAAACCCAACTTTTTCAAGAACCTTTTGAGACCCAATGTTATCTACGTCCACAAGAGCCTCAAGCCTCTCCATCTCCGGCTTTTCCTTGAATATCTCCGCCGCGACAAGCCTCACCGCCTCCGTCGCTATCCCTTTCCCCCAATACTTGCTTCCGATAACGTAACCGATCTCTCCTCTGATACTATCGACGGGCGTGACCGAGATCGAGCCGATGGCGCGGTCATCATCTAAGCAGATAGCTCGGAGCCAAGGGTGTGGCAAAACGAAGCTGTTTATGTAAGCTATGCCGGCTTCTCGGCTCGTGCAAGGCTCCCACGTGCAAAAGCGTGTGACGTTTATGTCAGTTGCCCAGACCATGAAGTCGTCTATGTCGGAGAGAGTCATTGGTCGGAGATGGATTTTCTCGGACGGTGAGGAACTCACGGCTTTGAGAGTGCATGAGTCGATCTCCATCTCGGATGATGATTCCTTTGAGTTTTCTTGGTCTGTTTCCTTTGAAGGCAATTGAAGCTTGTATTCTCAAAGATTGCTAAGGCAATTTGATACTTGATTCTACACATATGGCGGTTTAAATAATTAGACATTTGTATATTAAATAAAATAAAATTAAAAATAAAGAAAATAAAAACAGAAGTTTCCTTGTTGCTTCTACCGGCCGGTCAAATACGCAACAACTAAGGTCTCGAATCACTTAAACATATGGGTGATTAGTCAACTTCTAAATTTCTAATATGGAGCTATCTTACAGTCTCATGTGAGGACCATAATGTGACATGGCACAGAATGTTTGGTCATTTTTCCAGTTAGACTGTTGATTGTTTTTCTAATGATTTTTTCTGTAGTTAGTGACTTAGTGTGAGATTTTCTTTTCTTTTAATTTGGTTGAAAGTTAAATATTTTACTCAACAATTAAAAGAAGATTTTTCTTTTGAGGAAAATATAACAAAAGAAGAGTACAACAGAAAAATGAGACACACAACTTTGACCTTTTTCTCTCTTCGTCCACCAAGGTGTCAGACTAAGGGCAACATTATCGCTGTCCTTGGGCCGCGTCCTTAGATATTTTGGGCTGAAAAGAAAATAAAAAATAAGCAATAAAATGAAGGACGACCTTAACTAAGAACTTTTTTTTTGGTCCTTACGTGCCAGCTGGCAGCTTGTGAGCACGGATTGAAGTCGTGCTTCTTCCTCTCCCGATTCGCTCACGACGGTGAAGCATTTGGAGATAGGTGTTCCGACGATTTCATCCCGCAAACGAAATCCTCTCGGTTAGTTCGCAACACAAGACCGATCTGTTGTCTCCAGACTCGACATCCTTGGATTCTCCTCCGTTTTCGATAAAAAAAGGTATGTTGTTTTCTGTTGAATTTTTGTTGAATCTTTGATCTACCTCGTCGATGAATACATCTAAACGATAACAGTATACCGAATTTGTTTGATTTTTGTTCTGATCAATTAGTTTCGATTTCTAATTTTGTTTATTCTCATGAAATATTGAAACAATTGAGCTCAATTCATTGTTTCTTTGAATTTGTGAGCTTTCGATTTGAAATTTGAAGCTTAAAATCGAGAGGTTTCAGGTCGTGTGATTCGAATTTGCCGAGTATAAACTAACCTAGAGTTGCTTAAGGAGATTGATTTCAAATTCGGAGAAAGCTATATCTTAATCATTTCTTCGGGGTTTGAGCGGAAGTACTGTTGAAACTGATAGATGAAGCAATTGTAGAATCAATTAGGTTTCTGCTTGCTGTATTAACAGATAGATGTAGGATTGAGCTTTTGTGATTTATAGTGCTATTGGGTTTTGAATCTTTGGTAAAACTAAACATGGTTTCAGTTTTGAAAAGGTTGTATAGAAGAGGCTTAGCTAATGGCGCCTTCAAGATCAACAAAATCTAAGTACAAGAGAATTCCGCGTCCTAAAGATGTTTCTCCTCAGAAAGAAGAAGAAAGTATGAGCAAAACCAAACAACGGGTAAGCTCTTTTCTTTAATATTCAACTGGGCAAGCTGACTTTAGGTTATATGATTCGTGTACTCTCAACAAAGATTTGATTGTGAACAAAATTGTAAAGTTATGTTGCAGAAGGATACCAATCTTTAGATGTCTCCTAGACTTTTGAGTTACTGTTTCTGTTCCATTTTTAGCTCAAGAAGGTGACATTGTGTTACACTTGTCTCTAGTCTGCTAGCAATTTTTGTTGTTATTTTGCGGGAAAAATTGTACAAGGATCAAGGATAATCTTTATTTTACACGCAGAAGAGGAAGTTGTCGGATATGTTAAAGTCCCACCAATAATCATCACATTACATAAAGTTTCTTAACAATGTCCTTACCATAACAATAATAATAAAAAATTCTAAAGACTCAAATTAAAGTTCCTGCAATAATGTTGCCCTAAGGAGAGGCACACTTAGAACTTGAGTTTGTCTCCATAGTACTTTGTTTAAATTTTTTGTCTAATTAGGATTTTAATTATCGTTAATACGATTATATCCTCAGAGTAATCAAAATTTAAATTAATTAAAATACATAATACAATATTTGTTAATTATTTAGTAAATACAATTTTACATATTTTAAGGAAAGGTAAAATATAGAAAGGGAAAACACACGTTAACCTAATTTTAACCCTCTTCTATCGTCTTCTTCCCTGAGAGCTTTCTTTTCTTTTTAATGGTTACTTTTTTCTTCTTCTTCTTCATCACACGGTTAAATAGTTCCGTCTTCGTTCTCTGTTTCCTCTTATTTGTTCTCTGTTCTTCTTCCTCGTATTTGTTCTTCGTCGTTTTTTTGTGTCGACTTAGTTATATACTTCGTCATCAATTGCATCAAAATTCTACGATTCTTCACATACGGTATGTGTTTCATTCTCTAGATTCGTAAAACCCTAATTTTTAAGATTTGATTTGTATATCTTTTCAATTATAATTAGTTCTAAGGGTCGATTAGTCATCACCTATACAAGGGTATTGTCCCTTTCTTGTACTGGTTAGTTTACTATGTTGTTTTTTTTCTTCTCTTATCGTATCAGCTCATGAAGCTACCATTAAGTTGGCAGATCGAATGATTTACTTATTTTTTTCATTTTAGGGTCGGTTTGATTTTGATTTAGTTTCTTTTAGCAGGTTTCTCAAAGTGCTATTCAGTTCACAACGTATAAGGAACTGCGTAAAATCAGTGGGGAGTTCAAAGAATGGAGAAGAAAGTCATTGTGGATTATGCTTGAGATTTTGTTAGATGCTCTTTGTAGAGAAGGACATGTTAGATAAGCCTCAATGTATATAGGGAGAAGACGAAGGTTTAAAACGATTATATTCTTGTTCACCTTGATGTTCCAACGTTGCATATATAACAAAAATTCGCAGTATGAAAACTTCAATCTCTTCTTGATATATAATATTCTAATTATTTTCTTAATACAATTTATAAAGTAAAAAAAAAAGAGATTCATCGGTTCGCTAAACACAATCCATCGGTTCATTCTAAACTCCTAAATTTTAGATAAACACAATCCACTACCCTCAGAAAATTGAGATAAACACAATCCATCTCTTTGCTAAAACAAAATGCAAGGGTTCGATTTCAAAGAGATTCAGGAGAAGATCTCCAACAGCTTTCGTCCATGGCCACGATCCTTTCAATTCTGGGTTCGAGCTACCAATATCTACACTGGTTACAAGGTCCCAACTGTGTATCGACTCGAGCTCCGTCGTTGCAGCCACCGTCGCTTCACCGTGCTTTTGGTCGCCATCAACTTCTCTCACAGGAACCACCACTGCCGTGTCATCTCCGCCGCTGCACGGGCTCATCTTCTCCGTTCAAGCAGTCACAGCCCGAGAGCATTGAATCGAGCAGGCCACACCTTCACGCATCCTCGATTGGTTCTCTCGGATGTTCAGTTCGTCGTTTGGACCAAGCCAGATGGATCGAGCATTTGTCTTCCACATCGAACGTTCCAAACCACGAAACAGACATGGCTAAATTTTAATATATTGCACACTTGGCCCCTGAGATTAGTTCCTTTCTTATTTTTTCCCCAGAAATTTTATTTTTGAAAATCAATCCTCGATTTCGCCCCAAAACTCTATTATTAATGTAATCCCGAATTGGAGACTTAAGAGATGAACATGAATCTCTATTATTAATTTTAATCATCTATCATCGATCTCACATGTCTCTTGGAATTTTTTTTTTGGCAAAAAACGTTAAATTGCTATAAAAATTAAAGTTTTTAGATGCATGTTATAACAATATTTTCTTAAAAAAAATAATTTTAACCATTTTATTCATTAAACAGCCAAGCAAATGGATCATCGTAAAGAGAACCAAGCCCAACACTATTTAATATTTTAAATTTTAATTCTCCCTAGATTTTGATTCGCAATTTGAAAGCGTACATAACTTTTTTGTTGAACATTTTGATAAACTTTACATGAATTTATAACATTTTTCAAAAAACAAATAATTTTAAATTTGTTATATTATAATGTTTGAGTTTCAAGCAGAATTTTTATATCTGATTCAAACATGTGGTTAAAAAGGTAGACCCAAAGATCCTTATAATATCCACTTCGGATTGAATAAAAAACAAGATTTTCTGCGCAACCGTACAGGTGTTTTTTCAAATTGAATTGAGGGAATTTTAAGTTAAGTCAGTTGCGTATTTTAGATTTTGGATGGTGAAACAATCAAATTGATATGTTAGATAAGTAAATTGTAATTTGATAATTCTATACAAAGAGAAAAATTTCTAGTGTTTTTGTTTGTAGAACATATTCACTTTGTTTTTCATATATGATGTTTTAGAGAACTTTTTCATTCCAAATTAGATGATATTTTCAATTTTTCATGAAAATTTATTTATTTATTTATTATTTTATATTAACTCTTATATTTTCTAGTTAGCTTTTTATTGGTTGAATTATGATTAGGTGAATAGTTAATGATGTTTTGGTTAGATAAAATAGAAAAATATTATTTTCTTTAATTTGTGTGAAAATAGTATCATTTAGTTGATTATATATATTAGTACATCTATATTTGTATATACATTTGTTTCACAGACAAAAATATGCTATAATTTTTTCTATTATATAGATTACAATTTATTTTATATATCAAATTATTTTTTTCAATTTAGATTTAACATTTGAACAACATTCTAGAGAGAGCTTGGCGACATTTTAGCATGTGCGTTGTAAACTCTAAATATTATTTCAACTGATAATTGATTAATTTTAACAGTAATTGTATAAAGACATAGTATTCACTACTTTTTCTAATCATAAAAATATTTAATAAAATCTATTTTGATTTAATTTTAATATAATTTTTACTATTTATTTGCAAGTATTTATAGTTTTTGTAAACTATACTAAAATGAGATATAAGTGATCTTTAAGATTTTAAGATTTAGTAATTGTGTGGTTAGTTTAATTTAAAAAAGTAGAATATTCTTAGAAGTTTAAGACCTTTTTGTTATAAATGTTATATAAATAATATTTTTGTGATTTATAAATATATTATTGGTAAAATCAATAAATTTTATAACCACGTATATAGATTACAATTATTAAACATATTTTAATTTTTATATGATTATAAACGAATTATATTATATGTTTTAGAATGATATTAATTTGATAAAGTTGTTAATTATATTAAAGAACAATAACATGTTGATATTTTTTTGACATCATCAAAGTAATAACAATAATCATATATTATGGTTGCATAACGTAAACTAAAAATAGTATACACGATCATATGTATATATAATCATATATTATGATTGAATAGCATATGAATTGTTTTTGTTCATGACGTGACCTAAAAAATAGTTTACGGCCTACAAAATAATTAATAACGTTGTTAATAATTATTATATTAATGGGTTAATTTTTTTTATATAAATCAGTTGGTATATTTAATTATATTTAATTGATTGGTTTTGAATACATATTTTTTAATTTAGCATATATTAATAGTAAACAATTATGAGATTCTCCTTAAAATAGTATATTGTTGATTTTGTTAAGATATTAATAAGATATATTGTGATTATATTTATTATAAAAATGAATGATAAGATAATTAAATATGATGATTTTTTTTTAAGAGATTGTCCAAAATGAAATATCACACATGAATGAACTCATGACTTATGTTTTAATAGATAAGATCTGTTAATTAATATTCGATAAAACCTGGTAACAATCCAAAGACCCACAATTAACACGTGATTCGATACATGGTGATCCGATAAAAACTCAAAAGTGATAATAGTTTTTAAAAATTTTGATTAAATTTCTCATATATTTTTAAATGTTACATAAAATTGAATAAAACTTATGACTCTTTAAATTTTGATTATGTCATTCAAAAAAGAGAAAAAAAATGGTAATAAGAAAACTAAAATTTGTTGATATAACAATATTAATTTATTTTTGTTATTAATAACCTATTATACGCTTATATTTTTATTTATCGTTGATGAATGAAATCTTAGTTTAATATAATTATTAGCCTAATTAAATGGTATTAGCTCATAATGTAATCTCTAAGGATTAAAATTATTTGAGGTTGAGATGTAGTTAAAGCCCAAAAAACCGGAAGACCATTCTACCATTAATGAGTGTTTAATTTCTTTGGAATAGTAATGCGTCTAATGACATTACTTGTAATTATTAGTGTTTCATTGAAGGTAAAAGTTAGGAATAATATATTGATGTAAAATATCTAGTGTAATCTAAAATATTTTGGAAAGATTTACAATATCTTAGAAAGAAAATAAGAGATAAGCTTAAAAAGTTGAGAGTAAAGAATAGATTTCAGTTATTAGAGCACCTCCATCAATGATATGAGGTGGATGTTCTAAAAAGATGATTAGTTGCTAATTAAAGCAAAAGTGATTGAAGTGATTCTAATATCCATCTAATAAAATCTGATTTAATTAATAACTAATCATTTCTTGAGAATCTCCACCTCATACCATTGATGGAGGTGCTCTTAGATCAATTCGATCTTCACTTTTTATTGAGGAGATGCCATGTATATAAAGGGGTCATGGTCTCATTTGTATTACGCAGAATCTGTAATTCTTGATTTTTCCTTTTTAGAATAGATACAGAGGTTTTATTTCCAAAACAAAACAAACTCTTTGGTCCAAGAATGGTGACCAGGGAACGACGAGGAATAATGCATTCCCTAACGTTCCTAAAAAAAATTACCATTCACAAGGAATAATAATTTCCTCTCGTTCCCTTTCATTCCTTTTTTTGTAGAGAATTAAAGAACAAAATTATTCCTTGTCAAATTTGATAAGGAACAACCATTCCTTTTCATTCCTGGTATTTTATTCCCGTGCATTCCTTTTTTATTCGTTCCTCTTGTTTCCCGAATGGTCACCAGTCGGACCCCAACTCTTCGGAATCTCCTGTCTCCGCCATGAACGTCTCGGTTCAAACCTTTTCGCCGCCTGTTATGCGAAGCTCATTGCCGATTTCAGAAGACCTCGTTTTCGAGATATTCTCGAGGTTGCCGTCAAAGGCCATAGCGAGATGTCGTTGCATATCCAAGCTCTTGGCGTCCATGCTTGTCCGGCAAGATTTCACAGAGTCGTTTTTAACCAAATCTTGTGCTCGACCTCAGCTTCTATTCGCCTTCCAATATGACAGTGAGGTTGTCTTTTTCTCGTCCCCTCAGCCTGAAAATCCAGAAGAGAACTCGTATGTTGTAGCCCCCAGTCAACTTGCATGTTTCCCAAGTTCCCATAGATTATTCTATACTAATACTCCTACCGGTGGCTTCTTCTGTTATGTCGTTGAACGGATCTTTGAGGGGATGAAAGATTCAGAGTATGTTCCGGTGATATGTAACCCCAGCACTGGACAGTCCTTGAACTTGCCTACATTGAAGTCGAGTAAGAGGTTTGGAGTAGAAAGCTATCTTGGATATGACCCCGTTTCTAAAGAGTTCAAGGTTTTGTCAATGGAAACCTCGTTTGTAAGTGGTCAGTATATCTCTGTGAAACACCAAGTTCTGACATTAGGAACTGAGAAATTGTCATGGAGGATGGTCGAATGTTGCATCCCACATAATTCTTCTCGTAAGTGGATATGTATCAGTGGTGTTCTTTACTACACAGCTAGAGCAGGCAACTGGTCTTCCATGGTAGTTTGTTTTGATTTGAATTCTGAGAAGTTCACCTTTGTGAATTTCATGAAAGCTTCCGGCAAAGAAATGCATGGTTCAACAACTCTGATCAACAACAATGGGAAACTAGGTTTGCTTATGTCTGAAGATACTAGTAGTGATTATATTTGTGGAGCAAGTAAAAGTCTTGAGCTGTGGGTTCTACGAGATGCTGGAAAAAATGAGTGGTCCGAGCATGTATACGTATTACCGCCTTCGTGGGAGGATGTAGTTTCAGAGTACATGCGCATTTCTGGAATGGTTGGTACAAATGAAATCGTATTGGCCCCTTTGTTCCAAAACGTGCCTCCCTATGTCATCTACTACAATGTGGAGAGAAAGACGATCAGAAAAGTTGGGATCCAGGTAATGGAAGGGCTTCAGGTAAAGAGATTTTACACCTTTGTCAACTATGTTGAGGATGTGAAGTTTCTTTAAGTAAGATATGTGTATGTAGTTTTCTGATCGTCTTTGTAAGAAATCATAGAGATAGGTACAAAATAAAGAAAGTTCAAGGAAGAGCTATAGATTAGGCATGGGCGTTCGGTGGTCCGTTCGGTTTCGGTCCGGATGATTCGGATTTTCGGATTTTCGGTGTTATACTCATAAGTACCATTAGGTTTTTACTAATTATCGGATCAGTTCAGTTCGGTTCCTTCAGGGTTCGATTCGGATCGGATTTAACCAATGTTTAAAATCGCACAAAATATATATTTTTAAAAACCTCGAAAATTGACTAGAATTTTTTCAAAATATATAAACTATTTACAAATCTAATTAAAAATTAGTTAAACTATCTAAATTAACTAAAAAGTATTCAAAATAACAAATAAAAAAAACTACAAAAATATTTTGAATACTCTAAAATATCCAAATCACCTTAATATATATAAAAACATTAACATATTTAACTAATTTCGGATATCTTCGAATACTAATTCGGATTTCGGTTCGGTTCGGGTTATAACCAAAGTCCAAAGTAGTAAGCTCATAAATCCCATTCAGATATTTTTGTAAAACAGTTCGGATTCGGTTTCAGTTTTTCCGGTTCGGGTTAAAGTTGGTACTTCGGATTGAGTTAAAAAAGCTCAGGCCTACTATAGATGATGATGCTATCCAAACTGAGATTTTTATTGTTGTTAACTTTAAACTTTAAAGCACCCAGTCAATTAAGACTGGGAATTCACACCTTGATTCTTAGTTCATATTTCTTGGATTTTTTCTGGTTATATAAATTAGGGCTGGACAAAAAATCCAAATCCGAAGAACCAAACCGGACCTGGTCCGAAAATATAGTATTTGACTGGATCCAAAATTGGTTAAATATCCGAACGGGCTCAAAATTTTGGTATCTAGAGATTTAGAGCGGAATCAGACCCAAACTCAAATATTCTGGGTACCTAAATGTATCCGAAATAGATTTATATATTTAAATATATTAATTATTTTAGATTTAATATACATAAAATCTAAAATATATAAAATATTATGAAAATTATCCAAAAACTTAAAAATATACACAAGTAGTCAAAAATAAATGCATAAAATAGTGTAGTGAAATTGAGACTGCTCGACCTCGGAAGCTAATTCGCGTGTAGGCAGCGCTGTCTGTCGTTAAACAATAATCAAAACACCAAAAATACTTGAAATATCTATTGACTCTTTAAACCAAACCAATTTATATGTTAAGTTTATGTATTTTAGAATACAATGTTCAAATGTATATGTAATATATCATTTAATTTTTTAGATTTTGGAAATTTAAAGTATGTATGAATTTTTAAATTTTATTAAAAATAGTTTAAACGGGTATCCAAACTCACAAAGATCCAAACGAAACCTAAACCAAAATTTATAAATACCAAACCAGAAAGCGTATCCAAACGTCCACCCCTGTAAATAGAGTTTATGTATAAGTTTTTTTTTTGAAAAATATATGAATAGAAGACGGACACAAAACTTCAATATTTTGTCTCTCTTTTTTCCGCCAAAGTGCTAGACAAAGGAAGATAGAACGAACAAACAAACAGCAAAAAAACATCTATCAGAATGGTTCACAATGTATTAGAGGCGGTGTTTTTAAAACCGGACCGGCTAGCGAACTGGAAAATTTTTGGGTCATGGGTCATTATGGTTCGACCGGGTCTGAACCGGGCTCGATCGGGTTTACTTCGATTAAACTAAATTTAATGATATTTTATAAATAATATGCATATTTTTTTTAAAAAAATAGATCATATCAAATTGAATGTTTAAATGGTCATAATGTGTACAATAACTTAAAAATACCAATTAAAATTTAAAATCAATATGAAAAGCACATTTAAACTTTATTCGCAGATCTTCATCACCCTTTAAAAAAAAATTATATACACATTAGGTAAATGTTATATTTTGAAATACAAAATTTCAGAAATGAAAATGTTTCAATTATTTAGTCTTCAAAAAAATTGATCATGAAATAAAAATTTTAAAAAAGAGAGAAGTAGAAAAAAACAATATCTTGACGTGAAAATTAAACTTTGTGAATCTTGTAATTTATGAGTTGTATAGACGACAAAATAAAAAGACGAGAGATGATACTTTATTAATCTTTGATAAATCTTATTTTTATTTAAAAAAGAAGAAAAATTAATTGTTTCATTAACAAAATTTTGTCTTATATACGAACCGGGTTTTAGCCGGTTCATTGGGTCGCCGGTTCCTGGGTTTTTGACGGTTTGATAGAGGTTTTTAACTGGTTCGATTTTAGTTGGGTTTTAGCCTTAACCCAACCCGGATTTTTTTCGGTTCATGGTTCAACCCGGTCCGACCGCCGGTCCAGTCCGGGTTTAAAAACACTGATTAGAGGCACAATACAAGTGCAAACTAACTGATTCAAAGGTATCACACTTGTGTTAAATGAGCCACCAAATTCTAATAAGCCAATTGATATCAAAGGTATCACATTTGTGTAAAATGAGCCACCGGATTCAAATAAACCAACTGATTAAAGGTTTTACACTTTTGTTAAATGAGCCAACAGATTCAAATAAACCAACTAATTCAAAGTTATCACACTTGTGTTAAATGAGCCACCAGATACTAAAGAGCATCATTAGTGAAGATAAAGAGTACCTTCCCATTATTATATTACTATTTTTAAAGTAATTTATATAATGTGATTTAGTACTTAACCAGCATGATGTCAATTAAATCAATACCAAAAAAGCATATGAGATTCTAAGAAGTCAAATACAACAATAAGACTTGTATGATTGTATCAGTCGAAACTTGTATTCAACAGCATCAGCATCGTAGTTGAGAAAGGTACCAATCGAGTGATAAAATTGATTTAAGAGAGAGAGGGATGGCAAATCATCAAATCTTCATGCTCCAAACAAAACTACCTTTTTCCACTAACAAGTACTGTATCAAATAACAAAAACAACGAAAAAAGAGGAAAAATGGACACAAGAAAAATATCAGAAATAAAACTTTGCTGACTTAATTTGATTCAATATGCTTCTTGACAATGTTGAGTGCAGTAGTATCTTCACCATAGTCCTGTAACATTAAACAACATAACGAATAAATCACCAAACACATGCCAATCACATCGAGAGACGTTTAAAAACAAAGAAGAAGAAGACTCTTTACCTTGACTACAAGGCACGAGCATCCAACAACCTTCCTCGCATTACCCTCTGAATCAATCTTGCAAAGCTACAAAACCAAATTCCAACATTATTACAAAACCAGACCAAAATTCCACATCATCAATTAAAAGAAAAAGACAAAAACTTACACCAGCCCATTCACCGAGGGTTTTGGCACTCGGAACCGTAAGCAAGTTGATATTGTGATCAGCGCAGAGAGCTTTAACAAGCTTGACGTAATCAGGCTGGTTGCAGTCTTCAGCCAAGACACAGAGCTGAGCAGACCGCTTCTCAATAAGCTTAGCGCATTCATGGAGACCACGAACCACGCCACCGTGAGCACGAGCCTTCCTAAGCGTGAGCTCCAATGCAGTTAAGAGATCCATGTCCTCTGGAATCGCAGAGGGCTCAGCAACGGGAGGAACAACAACAGCAGGAGCAGCTTCATCACTGAAACACATTGGATAAGAACCAAATCTATGAACGAATCTACAAACACTTAACTTCAGTACTGATTAGGTACATCGCAAAGAGAAGCTTACCCAGACATGTTGATTCTTAGAGATGGAGGTAG
Proteins encoded in this window:
- the LOC106341139 gene encoding F-box protein DOR-like — its product is MNVSVQTFSPPVMRSSLPISEDLVFEIFSRLPSKAIARCRCISKLLASMLVRQDFTESFLTKSCARPQLLFAFQYDSEVVFFSSPQPENPEENSYVVAPSQLACFPSSHRLFYTNTPTGGFFCYVVERIFEGMKDSEYVPVICNPSTGQSLNLPTLKSSKRFGVESYLGYDPVSKEFKVLSMETSFVSGQYISVKHQVLTLGTEKLSWRMVECCIPHNSSRKWICISGVLYYTARAGNWSSMVVCFDLNSEKFTFVNFMKASGKEMHGSTTLINNNGKLGLLMSEDTSSDYICGASKSLELWVLRDAGKNEWSEHVYVLPPSWEDVVSEYMRISGMVGTNEIVLAPLFQNVPPYVIYYNVERKTIRKVGIQVMEGLQVKRFYTFVNYVEDVKFL
- the LOC106340589 gene encoding uncharacterized N-acetyltransferase p20 — translated: MEIDSCTLKAVSSSPSEKIHLRPMTLSDIDDFMVWATDINVTRFCTWEPCTSREAGIAYINSFVLPHPWLRAICLDDDRAIGSISVTPVDSIRGEIGYVIGSKYWGKGIATEAVRLVAAEIFKEKPEMERLEALVDVDNIGSQKVLEKVGFVREGVMRKFMCLKGNVRDMVMFSFLPSDSLL
- the LOC106340085 gene encoding 40S ribosomal protein S12-1, whose protein sequence is MSGDEAAPAVVVPPVAEPSAIPEDMDLLTALELTLRKARAHGGVVRGLHECAKLIEKRSAQLCVLAEDCNQPDYVKLVKALCADHNINLLTVPSAKTLGEWAGLCKIDSEGNARKVVGCSCLVVKDYGEDTTALNIVKKHIESN